A part of Saccharomonospora amisosensis genomic DNA contains:
- a CDS encoding TetR/AcrR family transcriptional regulator, whose product MPKVVDHEQRRRELARAVWQVIRERGVEAASVRAVAARAGWSHGSVQYYFSTQAELLNFAMRVITDEAEQRVDRMRLPADPIQAALAVLERLLPLDPDARTANELWVAFLSRVLVDPAARELNTEGNERLARLLWDQLWQLDNAGLLPAGFDLELEADRLHALFDGIALQAVTDPARMTPALARKVIGYHLDTLLRRGGT is encoded by the coding sequence GTGCCCAAAGTCGTCGATCACGAGCAACGTCGCCGCGAACTCGCCCGCGCCGTGTGGCAGGTGATTCGGGAGCGCGGTGTCGAGGCGGCGTCGGTGCGGGCTGTCGCCGCCAGGGCAGGCTGGTCGCACGGGTCGGTGCAGTACTACTTCTCGACCCAGGCCGAACTGCTCAACTTCGCCATGCGCGTAATCACCGACGAGGCCGAGCAGCGCGTCGATCGAATGCGGTTGCCCGCCGACCCGATTCAGGCCGCGCTGGCTGTACTGGAACGGCTGCTCCCTCTCGACCCGGATGCCCGTACGGCGAACGAGCTGTGGGTGGCCTTCCTTTCCCGGGTTCTGGTCGATCCGGCCGCCCGCGAACTCAACACCGAAGGCAACGAACGGCTCGCCAGGCTGTTGTGGGACCAGCTGTGGCAACTCGACAACGCCGGGCTGCTGCCAGCAGGCTTCGACCTCGAGTTGGAGGCCGACAGGCTGCACGCGCTGTTCGACGGGATCGCGTTGCAGGCGGTCACCGACCCTGCTCGGATGACACCGGCGCTGGCCAGGAAGGTGATCGGGTATCACCTCGACACGTTGCTACGGCGCGGGGGAACATGA
- a CDS encoding SDR family oxidoreductase — protein MSSILVTGGTGTLGRHVARQLLDRGHEVTVASRSQSGTTGPARTVRVDYAGGAGLDEAMAGSDAVVHCASDLRCEQRLAGSVVSAARRGGCGHVVYISIVGVDALPIGYYRGKLAAERLLAASGVGWTVLRSTQFHDLVVRLLSALGRSPLLPVPAGVSVQPVHAPEVASRLAELACGEPAGRVRDMGGPEIRSFADLARAYLRATGHRRALLPFRLPGAAFRGYRDGLHLAPADAVGTVTFERFLSAR, from the coding sequence ATGAGTTCGATCCTGGTCACCGGCGGCACCGGAACGCTCGGCAGGCACGTGGCGCGACAGTTGCTCGACCGTGGCCACGAGGTCACGGTGGCGAGCAGAAGCCAGTCGGGCACCACCGGTCCGGCGCGGACGGTCCGCGTCGACTACGCCGGCGGGGCCGGTCTCGACGAGGCCATGGCGGGCAGCGACGCGGTCGTGCACTGTGCCAGCGACCTGCGTTGCGAGCAGCGGCTGGCCGGTTCCGTGGTCTCGGCCGCGCGCCGCGGTGGCTGTGGTCACGTCGTGTACATCTCGATCGTCGGGGTGGACGCGCTGCCCATCGGCTACTACCGCGGCAAGCTCGCCGCGGAGCGACTGCTGGCCGCCTCCGGTGTCGGCTGGACGGTGCTGCGCTCGACGCAGTTCCATGATCTGGTGGTGCGTCTGCTGTCGGCGCTGGGCCGTTCGCCGCTGCTCCCGGTGCCGGCCGGGGTGTCGGTGCAACCCGTTCACGCTCCTGAAGTGGCCTCCCGGCTGGCCGAACTCGCCTGCGGGGAGCCGGCCGGCCGCGTACGCGACATGGGCGGGCCCGAGATACGCTCGTTCGCCGACCTGGCCCGCGCCTACCTGCGGGCCACCGGACACCGCCGGGCGCTACTGCCGTTCCGGCTGCCGGGCGCGGCGTTTCGCGGCTACCGCGACGGGCTGCATCTCGCGCCTGCCGACGCTGTCGGCACGGTGACCTTCGAGCGGTTCCTCAGCGCGCGCTGA
- a CDS encoding prolyl oligopeptidase family serine peptidase, whose product MAEVTTPVDDDPYLWLEEVTSERALDWVRARNEETVGLLTRGRRFESLREELRQVLDADDRIPYVRRRGDHLYNFWQDADHPRGLWRRTTLEEYRKPEPGWEVLIDVDALAAAEGENWVWQGATVLRPSLRRCLVELSRGGADATVVREFDLERAEFVEGGFELPEAKSSVAWIDEDRVYVGTDFGEGSLTTSGYPRLVKEWRRGTPLSQANLVFEGKPEDVAVHGFRDATPGWERDLVRRSIDFYRSELYLRTGEELTRIDVPDDATTSVYREWLLVRTRSSWRVGGSEHPPGALLAVRLADFMAGERTMTVLFEPDAHTCLDYHAWTRDHLIIGALSDVTTRLRVLTPGAGGWRDRPLAGVPEVGTVALVDTEPYRDNEFLLQTSGFTEPAALVRGVLGGERSGDANTELETLKRAPDFFSSEGMRTEQLFATSRDGTRVPYFVVRPADGSEGPTLLTGYGGFEVSLTPSYSGVTGRGWLAKGGTYVVANLRGGGEYGPDWHSQAVKANRERVYEDFAAVATDLVARGITTPGRLGIQGGSNGGLLTGVMLTRHPELFGTVVSQVPLLDMRRYHLLLAGASWLAEYGNPDEPEDWAYLSAYSPYHNVENGQSYPPVLFVTSTRDDRVHPAHARKMVARMRQYGHDVNYYENIEGGHGAAADNAQLAFKWALVFEFLWRRLSDLSAR is encoded by the coding sequence ATGGCCGAGGTGACCACCCCCGTCGACGACGATCCGTATCTGTGGCTGGAGGAGGTGACCTCCGAACGCGCGCTGGACTGGGTGAGGGCTCGCAACGAGGAAACCGTGGGGCTGCTGACCAGGGGGCGGCGGTTCGAGTCGCTGCGGGAAGAGTTGCGGCAGGTGCTCGACGCCGACGACCGGATTCCCTACGTGCGAAGGCGTGGCGACCACCTCTACAACTTCTGGCAGGACGCGGACCACCCGCGTGGTCTGTGGCGACGCACGACGCTGGAGGAGTACCGCAAGCCCGAACCCGGCTGGGAGGTGCTCATCGACGTGGACGCCCTCGCCGCCGCCGAGGGTGAGAACTGGGTGTGGCAGGGCGCCACGGTTTTGCGGCCCAGCCTGCGTCGCTGCCTGGTCGAGTTGTCAAGAGGCGGAGCGGACGCCACGGTGGTGCGCGAGTTCGACCTGGAACGCGCCGAGTTCGTCGAAGGCGGTTTCGAACTGCCCGAGGCCAAGAGTTCCGTGGCATGGATCGACGAGGACCGCGTCTACGTGGGCACCGACTTCGGCGAAGGCTCGCTCACGACGTCGGGCTACCCGCGCCTGGTGAAGGAGTGGCGCAGGGGCACACCGCTGTCACAGGCGAACCTGGTGTTCGAGGGCAAACCCGAAGACGTCGCCGTGCACGGGTTCCGCGACGCCACCCCGGGCTGGGAGCGCGATCTCGTGCGCCGCAGCATCGACTTCTACCGCAGCGAGCTCTACCTGCGTACCGGCGAGGAACTCACCCGGATCGACGTGCCCGACGACGCCACCACATCGGTGTACCGCGAGTGGCTGCTGGTGCGTACCCGCTCCAGCTGGCGCGTCGGTGGCAGCGAGCACCCGCCGGGGGCATTGCTGGCGGTGAGGTTGGCCGACTTCATGGCGGGCGAGCGCACCATGACCGTGCTGTTCGAGCCCGACGCCCACACCTGCCTCGACTACCACGCCTGGACCCGCGATCACCTCATCATCGGCGCGCTCAGCGACGTGACCACCCGGTTGCGGGTGCTCACGCCAGGTGCCGGCGGCTGGCGGGACCGACCGCTGGCGGGCGTGCCCGAAGTGGGGACGGTCGCGCTGGTCGACACCGAGCCCTACCGCGACAACGAGTTCCTGCTACAGACATCCGGGTTCACCGAACCGGCAGCGCTGGTACGAGGCGTGCTCGGCGGCGAGCGGTCGGGGGATGCGAACACCGAGCTGGAGACCCTGAAGCGGGCGCCCGACTTCTTCAGCTCCGAGGGGATGCGCACCGAACAGCTGTTCGCGACCTCACGCGACGGCACTCGAGTCCCGTACTTCGTCGTGCGACCGGCCGACGGGAGTGAAGGCCCGACCCTGCTCACCGGCTACGGCGGCTTCGAGGTCTCGCTGACCCCGTCCTACAGTGGCGTCACCGGCAGGGGCTGGCTGGCCAAGGGCGGCACGTATGTCGTGGCGAACCTGCGCGGCGGCGGCGAGTACGGGCCTGACTGGCACTCCCAGGCTGTCAAGGCCAACCGGGAGCGCGTGTACGAGGATTTCGCGGCGGTCGCCACCGACCTCGTCGCCCGTGGCATCACCACGCCCGGAAGGCTCGGTATCCAGGGCGGCAGCAACGGCGGCCTGCTGACCGGTGTGATGCTCACCCGGCATCCCGAGTTGTTCGGGACCGTGGTCAGCCAGGTTCCGTTGCTCGACATGCGGCGCTACCACCTGCTGCTCGCGGGTGCCTCGTGGCTGGCGGAGTACGGCAACCCGGACGAACCCGAGGACTGGGCATACCTCAGCGCCTACTCCCCTTACCACAACGTCGAGAATGGACAGAGCTATCCGCCGGTGTTGTTCGTGACGTCCACCCGGGACGACCGGGTGCATCCAGCGCACGCCAGGAAGATGGTCGCCAGGATGCGGCAGTACGGCCACGACGTGAACTACTACGAGAACATCGAGGGTGGGCACGGCGCCGCGGCCGACAACGCACAGCTCGCGTTCAAGTGGGCGCTGGTCTTCGAGTTCCTGTGGCGACGGCTGAGCGATCTCAGCGCGCGCTGA
- a CDS encoding neutral zinc metallopeptidase: MRRNDDTGQPRNSPLAIVGVLLLVLGSVGVIGLVGRATQPVAGVAIAVARPSGAVVAAPLDAVPASDTGALADPLLAGGVRLSPGACELPALGRAEARMRAFYGAMLDCLDSGWRPALQQAGVRFHAAGLDVSSEASSDCGQMPDEEQATAFYCGADRIIYLPRDRLLRYVGLYEPAHLAVLAHEYGHHVQNLSGTLGAVEELLAGVRAGSPRELELTRRIELQANCFAGLFLASVSGRGGVTSQQAERAVDDFGNSLDSETHGTVRNQLRWARAGFEGRTATACDTWSAAPEAVT; encoded by the coding sequence GTGCGAAGGAATGACGACACCGGCCAGCCACGCAACTCACCGCTCGCGATAGTGGGTGTGCTGCTGCTTGTGCTCGGCTCGGTGGGCGTCATCGGCCTGGTCGGCAGGGCCACGCAGCCGGTGGCCGGGGTCGCGATCGCGGTCGCGCGGCCAAGTGGGGCGGTGGTGGCCGCGCCGCTCGACGCGGTACCGGCGAGTGATACGGGTGCGCTCGCCGATCCGTTGCTCGCCGGCGGGGTAAGGCTCTCGCCCGGTGCCTGCGAGCTGCCCGCGTTGGGCCGAGCCGAGGCCCGAATGCGGGCCTTCTACGGCGCGATGCTCGACTGCCTGGACAGCGGCTGGCGCCCCGCGCTACAGCAGGCGGGTGTGCGGTTCCACGCCGCGGGTCTGGACGTGTCCTCTGAGGCGAGTAGTGACTGTGGCCAGATGCCGGACGAGGAGCAGGCCACGGCGTTCTACTGCGGTGCCGACAGGATCATCTACCTGCCCCGCGACCGGCTGCTGCGCTACGTCGGTCTGTACGAGCCCGCCCACCTGGCCGTGCTCGCGCACGAGTACGGCCACCACGTGCAGAATCTCAGCGGCACTTTGGGTGCGGTGGAGGAACTACTCGCCGGTGTGCGTGCCGGTTCGCCGCGCGAACTCGAGCTGACCCGGCGGATCGAGTTGCAGGCGAACTGCTTCGCGGGGTTGTTCCTGGCGAGCGTGTCCGGCCGGGGCGGCGTCACCTCGCAGCAGGCGGAGCGGGCGGTGGACGACTTCGGCAACAGTCTCGACAGCGAGACGCACGGCACGGTGCGCAACCAACTGCGCTGGGCGCGGGCCGGGTTCGAGGGACGCACCGCGACGGCGTGCGACACCTGGAGCGCGGCGCCCGAAGCGGTTACCTGA
- a CDS encoding CBS domain-containing protein, whose translation MRIADLLRRKGSMVATVTPRTGVTELLARLAEHNVGALVVIDGTGAVAGIVSERDVVRRLHQHGPDLLSREVGDIMTTVVATCCPQDSVDELSALMTQRRIRHVPVLVDGTLAGIVSIGDVVKSRMDELEQNQEQLEAYIAGGQFHT comes from the coding sequence ATGCGGATCGCTGATTTGCTCCGGCGCAAGGGCTCGATGGTCGCCACCGTCACGCCGCGCACCGGTGTGACCGAGCTGCTGGCCAGGCTCGCCGAGCACAACGTGGGCGCGCTCGTCGTCATCGACGGAACGGGTGCCGTCGCGGGCATCGTTTCCGAGCGGGACGTGGTGCGCCGACTGCACCAGCACGGCCCCGACCTGCTGTCTCGTGAGGTCGGCGACATCATGACCACGGTCGTGGCGACGTGCTGCCCGCAGGATTCGGTGGACGAGCTCAGCGCGTTGATGACGCAACGCCGCATCCGGCACGTTCCGGTGCTGGTGGACGGCACTCTCGCGGGCATCGTCAGTATCGGTGACGTCGTGAAGTCACGCATGGACGAGTTGGAGCAGAACCAGGAGCAGCTCGAGGCCTACATCGCGGGCGGACAGTTCCACACCTGA
- a CDS encoding alpha/beta fold hydrolase, which translates to MSKLKSKLKSTHPRRGALRAAATAAAAGGLTLAADSSAAASAAGQSPPTFVTVTGAGGTPGGIDALSLRGHRTVGVTLPGHSATDAQFALDYQCPQQPESLARRPSPMAGVGLDQFTAAAVEVVRRVAAFGPVILYGGSMGGATLNRVGNTVPHLIDRIVYDTAFCCVDLASADDYLATPEGATSLAGNLAAVIVADPATIGAVRSNYRTADQDALAGLKEALMAGATDAEFHAMLASLHPDESLTASSENSRVRAHTWGRIPRTYIRHTRDRIIPIELQDRMISEADRLTPHNRFDVRTVDAPHAPNAEQFGRIVDILDQLPECTR; encoded by the coding sequence GAAGTCGAAGCTGAAGTCGACCCACCCCAGGCGCGGCGCGCTGCGTGCCGCCGCGACGGCAGCCGCAGCAGGAGGGCTTACCCTTGCCGCCGACAGCAGCGCGGCGGCCAGCGCAGCCGGGCAGTCCCCGCCGACGTTCGTGACCGTCACCGGCGCAGGCGGCACGCCCGGCGGTATCGACGCGCTTTCGTTGCGAGGACATCGGACGGTCGGGGTCACCCTGCCCGGTCACAGCGCTACCGATGCACAGTTCGCCCTCGACTACCAATGCCCACAGCAGCCGGAGTCACTGGCGAGGCGGCCTTCCCCGATGGCCGGCGTAGGCCTCGACCAGTTCACCGCCGCGGCGGTCGAGGTGGTCCGCAGAGTCGCCGCGTTCGGTCCGGTCATCCTCTACGGCGGCAGCATGGGTGGCGCGACGCTGAATCGGGTCGGCAACACGGTGCCGCACCTCATTGATCGCATCGTCTACGACACCGCGTTCTGCTGCGTTGACCTCGCGTCCGCTGACGACTACCTCGCCACGCCGGAAGGCGCGACCAGTCTGGCGGGCAACCTGGCGGCCGTGATCGTCGCCGACCCGGCGACGATCGGCGCCGTGCGGTCCAACTACCGAACCGCGGACCAGGACGCGCTGGCCGGGCTGAAGGAGGCACTGATGGCCGGCGCCACCGACGCCGAGTTCCACGCCATGCTCGCCTCCCTGCACCCCGACGAGTCGCTGACCGCAAGCAGCGAAAACTCGCGGGTACGGGCACACACGTGGGGCCGCATTCCACGTACCTACATCAGGCACACCCGCGACCGCATCATCCCGATCGAACTACAGGACCGAATGATCAGCGAGGCCGACCGGCTCACCCCGCACAACCGCTTCGACGTGCGCACCGTGGACGCGCCGCACGCCCCCAACGCCGAACAGTTCGGCCGAATCGTGGACATCCTCGACCAACTCCCTGAGTGCACGCGCTGA